In a single window of the Prinia subflava isolate CZ2003 ecotype Zambia chromosome 3, Cam_Psub_1.2, whole genome shotgun sequence genome:
- the HMGB1 gene encoding high mobility group protein B1 yields MGKGDPKKPRGKMSSYAFFVQTCREEHKKKHPDASVNFSEFSKKCSERWKTMSSKEKGKFEDMAKADKLRYEKEMKNYVPPKGETKKKFKDPNAPKRPPSAFFLFCSEFRPKIKGEHPGLSIGDVAKKLGEMWNNTAADEKQPYEKKAAKLKEKYEKDIAAYRAKGKVDGGKKVVAKAEKSKKKKEEEEDEDEDEEDEDDEEEEEEEDEDDDDDE; encoded by the exons ATGGGCAAAGGTGATCCTAAGAAGCCGAGAGGTAAAATGTCTTCATACGCCTTCTTTGTGCAAACCTGTCGGGAGGAGCACAAGAAGAAACATCCAGATGCGTCAGTGAACTTCTCAGAGTTCTCAAAAAAATGCTCAGAACGATGGAAG ACTATGTCTTCTAAGGAGAAAGGGAAGTTTGAAGATATGGCAAAGGCTGACAAGCTTcgttatgaaaaagaaatgaaaaactaTGTACCACCTAAgggggaaacaaaaaagaagttCAAGGATCCAAATGCACCGAAGAGGCCTCC ttcggcatttttcttgttttgctctgAGTTTCGTCCAAAAATCAAAGGAGAACATCCCGGTCTGTCCATTGGAGATGTTGCAAAGAAACTGGGAGAGATGTGGAACAACACCGCTGCAGATGAAAAACAGCCTTATGAAAAGAAGGCTGCCAAGCTGAAGGAGAAGTATGAAAAG GATATTGCTGCATATCGGGCCAAAGGGAAGGTTGATGGAGGCAAGAAAGTAGTTGCCAAGGCTGAGAAGagcaagaagaagaaggaagaggaggaggatgaggacgaagatgaagaggatgaagatgatgaagaggaggaagaagaggaggatgaagatgatgatgatgatgaataA
- the LOC134549197 gene encoding proline-rich protein HaeIII subfamily 1-like has translation MPRGRTPTGVRLPAGGDPRPRRDKAFSRRRPRPPAAGGPSPCPALPAPAAMRRGSPGLRSLPPCRPRRRSGGVGGSGRHGAGSWRRRSPAAEPPSILCAEEQPAAPHPPRRHHTPRGRAGRRARAAGPPTRGAAAGPGGDPRPRGRRWQRSPGGAEWPLWRRPLPPPRREHGSFLPSLCKWLHHLYEQHSEDTGFLRELLGDKEESAVVRQRPPSSQQWCSEGPASSRASRCRGALSYTSAVLRCCCSSAFLLSRGCCAGLANRRNTLNRSFAVYTTLLVQTTLGRALP, from the exons ATGCCCAGGGGCCGGACACCCACCGGGGTGCGGCTGCCCGCAGGCGGCgacccccggccccggcgggaCAAAGCGTtctcccgccgccgcccccgtCCCCCCGCGGCGGGGGGGCCGTCCccatgcccagccctgcccgctcCGGCCGCCATGAGGCGAGGCAGCCCCGGCCTgcgctccctccctccctgccggccgcgccgccgcaGCGGCGGTGtcggcgggagcggccgccaTGGCGCAGGCTCCTGGCGGAGGAGGTCACCCGCCGCCGAGCCTCCTTCCATTTTGTGCGCCGAGGAGCAGCCGGCCGCTCCCCACCCCCCCCGCCGCCACCACACCCCccgcggccgggcggggcggcgaGCCCGGGCGGCGGGACCCCCAACGAgaggggccgcggcggggccgggcggcgaCCCCCGCCCGCGGGGGCGGCGGTGGCAGCGCAGCCCGGGCGGCGCGGAATGGCCGCTGTGGCGTcgcccgctgccgccgccgcgcaGAGAACAtggctccttcctcccttccctttgt aaatggCTTCATCACCTGTATGAACAACATTCGGAAGACACTGGCTTTCTCCGTGAGCTCTTGGGTGACAAGGAGGAGTCCGCAGTAGTCAGGCAGCGCCCCCCAAGCTCTCAGCAGTGGTGCAGCGAGGGCCCGGCCTCGTCCCGGGCATCCCGGTGCAGGGGCGCGCTGAGCTACACCTCCGCTGTCCttcgctgctgctgctcctctgctttttTACTGTCACGAGGCTGCTGTGCAGGACTAGCGAACAGGAGAAATACCCTTAACAGAAGCTTCGCTGTTTACACTACTTTATTGGTGCAAACAACGCTGGGAAGAGCGCTGCCGTGA